Below is a window of Leishmania panamensis strain MHOM/PA/94/PSC-1 chromosome 30 sequence DNA.
TCTTATTCATCCCTACAAAGCAGGTCGCTGGTGACAAACATGTAAACATGCTGCACGCAGGTAccctcacccacacagacacactgGCTGTCTGAATTTGTATGAGACCTTGATGAGTACGTCACAGTACGCGCATTCACCGGCGTGACGTGCCTAAGACAAAACAAAGCAGAGCTGGGGGACATTCGAAGCGCATCCCCCAAACATTCACACGTAGGGAAAGAagcccgcagcgccacactcGGGTAGCACGCCCCAACCCAGCACTACGGCTATTACAACGACCAGCACTACCCATGGCGACACACCATGGCATCGTCATGACTCGAATGTAAAAACTGATCTACTCGTTACAGGCATGAGGAGCTCGTGGACCGATGAcgaaagaaaacagaaaaaaaaagagcgaaggaCGCACAAACAAGAAAGGGAAACAGGAAATACCCAATAAtgaggacagcagcagcagcggcggcactggggtggggggaggagggaggggagagcaaaagtgcactccccccttcaGCCAGCCAACCAGACAAAACTAAAAGCGCAAAAGAGACAACgggagacacagagaggggtgtCCAGATGGCTGAGGAGAAAGCGGTGGCCTGGTGAGAAAGGCGAGGCGGGGGAAGCCAACAAGGTGGGGCAACTCAACGAGCCCTGCAGAGATGGAAGAGAGgacgaaaagggggaaagagagtcCGGTGATATCACAATGGAGAAAAAAACATACCCACCTGCATTCTACACGAACACGACATGGCGTGCGTGTACACGGGTTTTTTCCGCCGCTTTCTTTCACGTCGTCCCGCTCCCCTCAGCAATTTTCAACACCGAACATACGCgtaaaaaggaaagaaggccGCGCAGAGAAGCTAAACGCCTTCACAAAGAGGAATCACCTCagggctgcggcggcggcgttgcagGTGACACGCCATGCCGAGGAGCCGGGAGGAGGGTGATGGCGGCAATATGGTCCTCTGCATCCCCCGTCTGCTCCTTCTTGGAACCCGGCTCACCGGGCCGACTCGTGCCCAGTGGCATCGACACAACGCGCTTCGTGGCCTGCAGGAACTTCATCCCCTCCACCAGCTCGACCATCTTCTGCTGGCGGTGCAAATACTGCCTTGACAGCTCGGTCGGTTCCACCGGGTCGGCGTTGTAGAGTGCCGCTAGCACGTCATTCAGCGTCAGCAGGCCCACCATGGCTCCGGAAGAGTCGTAGATGACAGCCATATTGGATGGTCCATTGCGGAAGGCAAGGTAGACATCGTAGAGAGACAACTCCTGAGAAAGTTTCATGACCTCGCGGAGGGGGTAATCGCTcacgagcggcggcgggtcTGGCTGAGAAAAGCACAGCGACGCAAGCGAGTTCACAACAAGGGCGCCAATGATGTGCCGCCGATTCTCGCCAGAGTATACCGGCACACGGCTATAGCCGGCGGTCAAGATGCGCAGAATCGTTTCGCGATCAAGGCTGTCACGAGAGGACAGCATGAAGGCATCCGCTGCCTTCGTGCGTAGATGCTGCTCCACCGTGTCGGTTGAAAGTCGCATAGCCGCCTGCAGCATCTTGACTTCTGAGTCGCGCAGCTGATAGGACGAACTCGTTTTCTCCGTCATCTGCGCGTTCtcatcgccgccatcgccgactCGCACCGCTGCAACCTCCATCATTGCGCTCTCGTCGTTTTCCCCGAGCTGCGGGCCGACAATCAAGGCGGCCAAATCCTCGCGGTCGAGCAGCTCTTCCTTGTGGCCAAGGACATGGTCAAGCACCTTGCTCATCGGATAGCTCACTGGCGCTGTCACGATAATAGCGAGCCAGATTGCGTGGATGAAGTAGGAGCAGACCGGAATGGCCCAGCGCACAAAAACGGCGAGCGGCATCACCTCACCAGCAAAGAGGACAGCCGTGATGGACACGATAAGGGCTGTGAGCTCGTCGAACATCGCCTCTAGGAGAATCGGCAGCGTCATGACGAATACGGCGTTCATCAAGACGAGCGCCACGAGAGTCCAGTGCTGCAACTTCAGCACTCCGAGCAGCGACTTGGCCTGCTGGCGCTCCTTCGGCGTgccagtggtggtgagaaCGCGGAGATAGAGGCGGTCGATCGAGAAGAGCGCGATTTGGAGGCCAACGAAGAAACCCGCACCTGCGACGCACAGCACTGCCGCGACACTGTACCAGAGCATCTGTGCATTACTCAGGCCCTCCTCGCCACGCCCGTGGGAGTGAGAGCTTTCCATAGCTTACATGCACCTTAACGATAAaggtatatatatatatatatatatatatgtggGCGTGTAGGTGTGGGTATGTACGTGCCTCTGAGCGTGGATGTGCAGGCatggaaagaagagaaaaaacaggTGAGGCTAATACAGAGAGGCATCGTGAGAGCACATGCTGAGCACATGCACGTGCCCACTTGACAGGGTGGGTACGTCCTGGTTGATGCGTCTCAACTGAGAAGTAGCGGGGGAGTGATGATGAGCTTCTCTGCACCACTGCACAAGAACAAGTGGAGAAGGTTCATTGTGTATGACAGGGGGAAAAAGCGTACATTAGTCTCTCTGACTCGCATTCAGCCTCCAATGCACGACGCGCAGTTCACAAatgcgcgtgcacacacacgcggagaCGTACGCACATCGGTTGTGCCTTCCTCCTGTTATGAGGGTTGATGTTGCTATACGAAGGTTAACGTTAGTGGCACCattccttttcttccctcccctctcctctttctctgtcgccTTGCTGGAACCCACGATGGTGAAAGAGCGCGACGCGAGCGGTGGCGCATcagcacagaggcacacagacCGATACGGAGAGCCACCGCTGCAAAACACAGACAAACAGAgccgaagaagaaaaaaaaggggggaggaaaaggcaaaaCGCCACCATTGCCGCCAACACCGGACACTGTCCCCACGGCCAAACCGCTTCAACTTACTTACGCTTTCTTTTAGTGCGGAACAAAACAACCCAACAACAAGAGCAAGCCAAGAGAGTCGAGTCCCAGGCAGTGGCATGCACACAGCTAGGGAAAGCGAGCGTGCCTACACAATGCAGGACGTCACCGGGAGGCATCTAGCCACGTGACTCTACTCGTCTTCCTTGTCatcaccgtcgtcgccgtcctcctccgagtcatcctcgtcgctgtcatcatcgtcgtcctcctcctcgacgacgaTCAGCTCGGACTTGTCGCCGGGCTTCATAAGGATCGATGGGCAGATCGAGTGACCCTCGATGAAGGGGCGCATGATGTAGTCCACAATGGCCCACATGTTCGACACGTCAATACCGAACTGCGTGGCAAGCGACGCGGGCGAGTAGGTCTGCACGGAGAGCACCTCGTGCTGCTTATGATCGAACACGCGCTGTCCCTTCTCCATTTTCTCCTCGCACGACACGAAGCCGATCTTCATCAGCTTCGCGtccgacagcagcgacagcgccgtccagCGCGCGATCTTGCAGCCGTTGTGCGCGTACTCGATGGGCAGGAAAGAGGCAGCGTTCTTCAGCAGTCCCTCGCGGCGCCACGAGGAGTCCTTCTCGCTCACGACACACTGTTCCAGCAgcgcgaagcagcggatTCGGTCGTTCGTGCGCGGCATCAGTGCATCCACTTCGCAACGCACCACGATGTCGTAGCGGTCCGGTGTGCCATCGTGCAGGATGTAGCGGCGGTAGCTGTACATGCGCGGCTGCTTACGGGTGAAGGGACTGCGGCTCGTCTTGACTTGTGCAAAGCTCTTCGCGCACGCTGCACGCGCAAAGCAGTTGTACACCTTTGTCGACTCCTCGCCCAGAGAAGAAATGCGCTCGGCGCGGTTGTCGGCGCCCTCGGACGGGCGGATCTCATGCCCAGCCGTCTCGCTCACCCACTGCTTGTCGATGTTGCTGTCCTCGCCTTTGACGAGGATCCAGATGTTGTTGTAGTTGAGCACGCGTATGTGCCATGGGTAAGAGGAGCGGGTGCAcaccatcagcagcgacagaATTTCATCCGTGACGACCACGAGcgggtggcgctgcacctcgcccATGatcttgcgcagctccggaTCCTCCGTGGTGAGGCCACGCATGAAGTAGTCCTCCTCGTACTTGGACTCGTCGAGCGGTAGCGGGCGGGCACACGTGGCCGCCTCGATGCCGGTGTTGTAGATCGGTGGGGTACCGTAGAGGCCGACTTCAATTACCTTTGGCAGCGCGGTCATGCGGAGCTTCGTCATGTCTGTTTGCTTCATCACGTGCTGCACTACTGCCATCGCCGAGGCGTTGTAGGTGTTCGCCAGCTCCGTCACCTTGCGGCGGTTGCGGCGCTGGTTGGTGTTGCGGTTGTCCTTACCCTTCTTGCCAGCCACCGCCTTTGCGTTGTGCGGGCCGTTGTTGCGCGGGTTGAACATGACTGTCTTCTCGCGCTCCGTGCGCAGAGCGTTGAGGCGGGCGTTGTCCTCGACCTGCTTGAATGCCTTGCGCTTGTTggtcgccaccacctcgctATCGCTATTGCTGTCGCTCAcatccgcctctctcttgtaGGTAAACCAGTCTAGCGCCTCCAGCGGGTCCGCCTTGGAGTAGAGCTCGAATGGGGAACCGTCGTCCAgctgcatctcctcctcgggAGGACCCCAGGAGAACTGGGGGTTGATGTACAGTTCGGGAAGCTCGAAAGgcattttcttttctgtgtaGGGCAGCACACACTGGGtacgtttgtgtgtgtgtgtgtgtgtgtgtccgcgCAAGCAGAAGTAGGGCTAAGTGGGAAAACGAAGCAAAGGGGGGCAATTGCACTTGAGTTTACGAAatgaaagaggggaagacgAAGTTACTGCAGTTGTGCTCATGTGGGTAGAGGTTAATGCaggacagagagggagggggggaggggggcaaagaggagTTGAAGAGAGGGACGAAGGTGGACAGCACACCTGCCGCCGTGAAGAAGCAGACGGAGAGATCCAATGGGGAAGCAGACTGCTTCCCTGCGCAAAGGGTCTATGCCGCCGCTTCCTCAGCTCGTAGAGCTAATGGCAACGCATCGAGgaaggaagaaaggaggtggGGTGTAGTGCTGCACGATGTGTATGCATACGCGGCCTGAGTGGCGTATCGTTGAGGAGGAGCGTCCCTGGTCATCACCGTAGAGggcggaaaagaggagagaggacggAGCTCCAAGAAAAGAAGACTCCGTTGAAGCCTCTGCCCACCCCAGAACACCACTGTATCTGCCAacccacgcacatacgcTCGCGTACAGACCACTGCGGCTACTTCACGAGTAGCAGCAAACACAGCAAGGTAAGAGGTGACAGCCGCGTGAGGCCAGCATCAACAACTCTGTGGCAATTTACTTTTCACGCTTTGCCttcgggggtggtggtgataagaagagcacaagagaggagagagaaaagcactTTGGACCACTGCCACAACGGGAGGGTGGGGCGGggaaacacacacccatacacacacacacacatacacacacacacgcacaggccgTGTACAGAGAGCGACCGCCTTGCACTCAGAGAGACGAGAATGTGAAGAGGAAGTCGCAATAAAGCGCCATGAGTGAGATTTCCTTTCTGACTCTCGGTATCTGCACAAGTAAAAGCCATGCAAGCAGTCCCTCACCTGGACTTCGTGGAGGCGGTAGAGGCGATGCTAGTCATGCTGCTGTTTGGTGGCTGTCAAGTGGTGCTGCCGTTCATGAGAAGTGTCAGGTCCTCGTGAG
It encodes the following:
- a CDS encoding hypothetical protein (TriTrypDB/GeneDB-style sysID: LpmP.30.2990) yields the protein MESSHSHGRGEEGLSNAQMLWYSVAAVLCVAGAGFFVGLQIALFSIDRLYLRVLTTTGTPKERQQAKSLLGVLKLQHWTLVALVLMNAVFVMTLPILLEAMFDELTALIVSITAVLFAGEVMPLAVFVRWAIPVCSYFIHAIWLAIIVTAPVSYPMSKVLDHVLGHKEELLDREDLAALIVGPQLGENDESAMMEVAAVRVGDGGDENAQMTEKTSSSYQLRDSEVKMLQAAMRLSTDTVEQHLRTKAADAFMLSSRDSLDRETILRILTAGYSRVPVYSGENRRHIIGALVVNSLASLCFSQPDPPPLVSDYPLREVMKLSQELSLYDVYLAFRNGPSNMAVIYDSSGAMVGLLTLNDVLAALYNADPVEPTELSRQYLHRQQKMVELVEGMKFLQATKRVVSMPLGTSRPGEPGSKKEQTGDAEDHIAAITLLPAPRHGVSPATPPPQP
- a CDS encoding eukaryotic translation initiation factor 3 subunit 7-like protein (TriTrypDB/GeneDB-style sysID: LpmP.30.3000), with the translated sequence MPFELPELYINPQFSWGPPEEEMQLDDGSPFELYSKADPLEALDWFTYKREADVSDSNSDSEVVATNKRKAFKQVEDNARLNALRTEREKTVMFNPRNNGPHNAKAVAGKKGKDNRNTNQRRNRRKVTELANTYNASAMAVVQHVMKQTDMTKLRMTALPKVIEVGLYGTPPIYNTGIEAATCARPLPLDESKYEEDYFMRGLTTEDPELRKIMGEVQRHPLVVVTDEILSLLMVCTRSSYPWHIRVLNYNNIWILVKGEDSNIDKQWVSETAGHEIRPSEGADNRAERISSLGEESTKVYNCFARAACAKSFAQVKTSRSPFTRKQPRMYSYRRYILHDGTPDRYDIVVRCEVDALMPRTNDRIRCFALLEQCVVSEKDSSWRREGLLKNAASFLPIEYAHNGCKIARWTALSLLSDAKLMKIGFVSCEEKMEKGQRVFDHKQHEVLSVQTYSPASLATQFGIDVSNMWAIVDYIMRPFIEGHSICPSILMKPGDKSELIVVEEEDDDDDSDEDDSEEDGDDGDDKEDE